One Stigmatopora argus isolate UIUO_Sarg chromosome 20, RoL_Sarg_1.0, whole genome shotgun sequence genomic region harbors:
- the LOC144065881 gene encoding uncharacterized protein LOC144065881 isoform X4: MRDERLPIKKEEDDVTWSFGEFLKREEDLGVTSRGAEPAHTLTLPQIKEEEPEFPQQQMRDERLPIKKEEDDVTWSLGENLKREEDLGVTSRGAEPAHTLKLPQIKEEEPEFPQQQIKKEEEDVTVSTGEPFKSEDDLGVADRGAETPNGSSAEGQADNLIAPLSESEDLLYDNEGLKDGKLWKCSQCGKTFGKKSTLKTHMRSHTWEKPLCTVCGKTFTHKRNLNIHARTHIGDKPFSCSVCGKRFTEKKTLKRHTRTHTGEKSFACSVCSQRFTQKGHLISHARTHTGDKPFSCSVCGKRFTEKGSLKIHTRTHTGEKLFSCSLCDQTFTRKDHLINHARTHTGDKPFSCSVCGKRFTEKGTLIIHARTHTGEKPFSCSVCGKTFTERGTLKAHIRTHTGEKPFSCSVCGKRFTIKKNLTIHARTHTGEKPFSCSVCGKTFTDKKNLTIHARTHTGEKPFSCSVCGKRFTEKGTLKRHTRTHTGEKPFSCSVCGKRFTEKGTLKTHTRTHTGEKPFSCSVCGQRFTHQQNLKRHTRTHSGEKPFSCSVCGQRFTDQQNLKRHTRTHTGEKPFSCSVCGKAFSHKKVLQIHTRTHTGEKPFSCSVCGKAFSQKQHLKTHTRTHTGEKTFSCSVCGQRFTQKKDLNSHARTHTG, from the coding sequence atgagagacgagcgacttccaatcaagaaggaggaagatgatgtcacctggtcatttggtgaattcctgaaaagggaagaggatctgggcgtgaccagcagaggggcggagcctgcacacaccttaacgttaccccaaattaaagaggaggagccagagttccctcaacaacaaatgagagacgagcgacttccaatcaagaaggaggaagatgatgtcacctggtcacttggtgaaaacctgaagagggaagaggatctgggcgtgaccagcagaggggcggagcctgcacacaccttaaagttaccccaaattaaagaggaggagccagagttccctcaacagcaaatcaagaaggaggaagaagatgtcactgtgtcaactggtgagcctttcaagagtgaagatgatctgggcgtggccgacagaggggcggagactccgaacggcagctcagcagaagggcaagcagacaatttaattgctccgttatcagaaagcgaagacttgctttatgacaatgaaggtcttaaggacggcaaactctggaaatgctctcagtgtggaaaaacctttgggaaaaagtctactttgaaaactcacatgaggagccacacttgggagaaacccttatgtacagtgtgtggtaaaacatttacacacaagagaaacttaaatattcatgcaagaacacacataggtgacaaaccattttcgtgttcagtttgtggtaaacgatttacagagaagaaaaccttaaaaaggcacacaagaacccacactggtgaaaaatcatttgcatgctcagtttgtagtcaaagattcacacagaagggacacttaattagtcatgcaagaacacacacaggtgacaaaccattttcatgctcagtttgcggtaaaagatttacagagaaaggaagcttaaaaatacacacaagaacccacactggtgaaaaactattttcgtgttcactttgtgatcaaacattcacacggaaggatcacttaattaatcatgcaagaacacacacaggtgacaaaccattttcatgctcagtttgtggtaaaagatttacagagaagggaaccttaattattcatgcaagaacacacactggtgaaaaaccattttcgtgttcagtttgtggtaaaacatttacagaaaggggaacgttaaaagcccacataagaacccacactggtgaaaaaccattttcgtgttcagtttgtggtaaacgatttacaATCAAGAAAAACTtaactattcatgcaagaacacacacaggtgaaaaaccattttcgtgttcagtttgtggtaaaacatttacagacaaGAAAAACTtaactattcatgcaagaacacacacaggtgaaaaaccattttcgtgttcagtttgtggtaaaagatttacagagaaggggaccttaaaaaggcacacaagaacccacactggtgaaaaaccattttcgtgttcagtttgtggtaaaagatttacagagaagggaaccttaaaaacgcacacaagaacccacactggtgaaaaaccattttcgtgttcagtttgtggtcaaagatttacacaccagcaaaacttaaaaaggcacacgagaacacactcgggtgaaaaaccattttcgtgttcagtttgtggtcaaagatttacagaccagcaaaacttaaaaaggcacacaagaacccacactggtgaaaaaccattttcgtgttcagtttgtggtaaagccttttctcataagaaagttttacaaatacacacaagaacccacactggtgaaaaaccattttcgtgttcagtttgcggcaaagccttttctcaaaagcaacacttaaaaacgcacacaagaacccacactggtgaaaaaacattttcgtgttcagtttgtggtcaaagattcacacagaagaaagacttaaatagtcatgcaagaacacacacaggttaa
- the LOC144065881 gene encoding uncharacterized protein LOC144065881 isoform X1, whose amino-acid sequence MARTTQTAENFQGGVCGVTLEPSYHSTLGKIMHARVVLHRLEGFREYLGPDGKESVGLKKELELPQIKGEEPQFPQQQMRDERLPIKKEEDDVTWSFGEFLKREEDLGVTSRGAEPAHTLTLPQIKEEEPEFPQQQMRDERLPIKKEEDDVTWSLGENLKREEDLGVTSRGAEPAHTLKLPQIKEEEPEFPQQQIKKEEEDVTVSTGEPFKSEDDLGVADRGAETPNGSSAEGQADNLIAPLSESEDLLYDNEGLKDGKLWKCSQCGKTFGKKSTLKTHMRSHTWEKPLCTVCGKTFTHKRNLNIHARTHIGDKPFSCSVCGKRFTEKKTLKRHTRTHTGEKSFACSVCSQRFTQKGHLISHARTHTGDKPFSCSVCGKRFTEKGSLKIHTRTHTGEKLFSCSLCDQTFTRKDHLINHARTHTGDKPFSCSVCGKRFTEKGTLIIHARTHTGEKPFSCSVCGKTFTERGTLKAHIRTHTGEKPFSCSVCGKRFTIKKNLTIHARTHTGEKPFSCSVCGKTFTDKKNLTIHARTHTGEKPFSCSVCGKRFTEKGTLKRHTRTHTGEKPFSCSVCGKRFTEKGTLKTHTRTHTGEKPFSCSVCGQRFTHQQNLKRHTRTHSGEKPFSCSVCGQRFTDQQNLKRHTRTHTGEKPFSCSVCGKAFSHKKVLQIHTRTHTGEKPFSCSVCGKAFSQKQHLKTHTRTHTGEKTFSCSVCGQRFTQKKDLNSHARTHTG is encoded by the coding sequence gtttcagagaatatcttggtcctgatgggaaagagtctgttggccttaaaaaggaacttgagctcccccaaatcaaaggggaggagccacagttccctcaacaacaaatgagagacgagcgacttccaatcaagaaggaggaagatgatgtcacctggtcatttggtgaattcctgaaaagggaagaggatctgggcgtgaccagcagaggggcggagcctgcacacaccttaacgttaccccaaattaaagaggaggagccagagttccctcaacaacaaatgagagacgagcgacttccaatcaagaaggaggaagatgatgtcacctggtcacttggtgaaaacctgaagagggaagaggatctgggcgtgaccagcagaggggcggagcctgcacacaccttaaagttaccccaaattaaagaggaggagccagagttccctcaacagcaaatcaagaaggaggaagaagatgtcactgtgtcaactggtgagcctttcaagagtgaagatgatctgggcgtggccgacagaggggcggagactccgaacggcagctcagcagaagggcaagcagacaatttaattgctccgttatcagaaagcgaagacttgctttatgacaatgaaggtcttaaggacggcaaactctggaaatgctctcagtgtggaaaaacctttgggaaaaagtctactttgaaaactcacatgaggagccacacttgggagaaacccttatgtacagtgtgtggtaaaacatttacacacaagagaaacttaaatattcatgcaagaacacacataggtgacaaaccattttcgtgttcagtttgtggtaaacgatttacagagaagaaaaccttaaaaaggcacacaagaacccacactggtgaaaaatcatttgcatgctcagtttgtagtcaaagattcacacagaagggacacttaattagtcatgcaagaacacacacaggtgacaaaccattttcatgctcagtttgcggtaaaagatttacagagaaaggaagcttaaaaatacacacaagaacccacactggtgaaaaactattttcgtgttcactttgtgatcaaacattcacacggaaggatcacttaattaatcatgcaagaacacacacaggtgacaaaccattttcatgctcagtttgtggtaaaagatttacagagaagggaaccttaattattcatgcaagaacacacactggtgaaaaaccattttcgtgttcagtttgtggtaaaacatttacagaaaggggaacgttaaaagcccacataagaacccacactggtgaaaaaccattttcgtgttcagtttgtggtaaacgatttacaATCAAGAAAAACTtaactattcatgcaagaacacacacaggtgaaaaaccattttcgtgttcagtttgtggtaaaacatttacagacaaGAAAAACTtaactattcatgcaagaacacacacaggtgaaaaaccattttcgtgttcagtttgtggtaaaagatttacagagaaggggaccttaaaaaggcacacaagaacccacactggtgaaaaaccattttcgtgttcagtttgtggtaaaagatttacagagaagggaaccttaaaaacgcacacaagaacccacactggtgaaaaaccattttcgtgttcagtttgtggtcaaagatttacacaccagcaaaacttaaaaaggcacacgagaacacactcgggtgaaaaaccattttcgtgttcagtttgtggtcaaagatttacagaccagcaaaacttaaaaaggcacacaagaacccacactggtgaaaaaccattttcgtgttcagtttgtggtaaagccttttctcataagaaagttttacaaatacacacaagaacccacactggtgaaaaaccattttcgtgttcagtttgcggcaaagccttttctcaaaagcaacacttaaaaacgcacacaagaacccacactggtgaaaaaacattttcgtgttcagtttgtggtcaaagattcacacagaagaaagacttaaatagtcatgcaagaacacacacaggttaa
- the LOC144065881 gene encoding uncharacterized protein LOC144065881 isoform X2, with the protein MASPSEFTCGKRAATFHEENSIFCKIMQGFREYLGPDGKESVGLKKELELPQIKGEEPQFPQQQMRDERLPIKKEEDDVTWSFGEFLKREEDLGVTSRGAEPAHTLTLPQIKEEEPEFPQQQMRDERLPIKKEEDDVTWSLGENLKREEDLGVTSRGAEPAHTLKLPQIKEEEPEFPQQQIKKEEEDVTVSTGEPFKSEDDLGVADRGAETPNGSSAEGQADNLIAPLSESEDLLYDNEGLKDGKLWKCSQCGKTFGKKSTLKTHMRSHTWEKPLCTVCGKTFTHKRNLNIHARTHIGDKPFSCSVCGKRFTEKKTLKRHTRTHTGEKSFACSVCSQRFTQKGHLISHARTHTGDKPFSCSVCGKRFTEKGSLKIHTRTHTGEKLFSCSLCDQTFTRKDHLINHARTHTGDKPFSCSVCGKRFTEKGTLIIHARTHTGEKPFSCSVCGKTFTERGTLKAHIRTHTGEKPFSCSVCGKRFTIKKNLTIHARTHTGEKPFSCSVCGKTFTDKKNLTIHARTHTGEKPFSCSVCGKRFTEKGTLKRHTRTHTGEKPFSCSVCGKRFTEKGTLKTHTRTHTGEKPFSCSVCGQRFTHQQNLKRHTRTHSGEKPFSCSVCGQRFTDQQNLKRHTRTHTGEKPFSCSVCGKAFSHKKVLQIHTRTHTGEKPFSCSVCGKAFSQKQHLKTHTRTHTGEKTFSCSVCGQRFTQKKDLNSHARTHTG; encoded by the coding sequence gtttcagagaatatcttggtcctgatgggaaagagtctgttggccttaaaaaggaacttgagctcccccaaatcaaaggggaggagccacagttccctcaacaacaaatgagagacgagcgacttccaatcaagaaggaggaagatgatgtcacctggtcatttggtgaattcctgaaaagggaagaggatctgggcgtgaccagcagaggggcggagcctgcacacaccttaacgttaccccaaattaaagaggaggagccagagttccctcaacaacaaatgagagacgagcgacttccaatcaagaaggaggaagatgatgtcacctggtcacttggtgaaaacctgaagagggaagaggatctgggcgtgaccagcagaggggcggagcctgcacacaccttaaagttaccccaaattaaagaggaggagccagagttccctcaacagcaaatcaagaaggaggaagaagatgtcactgtgtcaactggtgagcctttcaagagtgaagatgatctgggcgtggccgacagaggggcggagactccgaacggcagctcagcagaagggcaagcagacaatttaattgctccgttatcagaaagcgaagacttgctttatgacaatgaaggtcttaaggacggcaaactctggaaatgctctcagtgtggaaaaacctttgggaaaaagtctactttgaaaactcacatgaggagccacacttgggagaaacccttatgtacagtgtgtggtaaaacatttacacacaagagaaacttaaatattcatgcaagaacacacataggtgacaaaccattttcgtgttcagtttgtggtaaacgatttacagagaagaaaaccttaaaaaggcacacaagaacccacactggtgaaaaatcatttgcatgctcagtttgtagtcaaagattcacacagaagggacacttaattagtcatgcaagaacacacacaggtgacaaaccattttcatgctcagtttgcggtaaaagatttacagagaaaggaagcttaaaaatacacacaagaacccacactggtgaaaaactattttcgtgttcactttgtgatcaaacattcacacggaaggatcacttaattaatcatgcaagaacacacacaggtgacaaaccattttcatgctcagtttgtggtaaaagatttacagagaagggaaccttaattattcatgcaagaacacacactggtgaaaaaccattttcgtgttcagtttgtggtaaaacatttacagaaaggggaacgttaaaagcccacataagaacccacactggtgaaaaaccattttcgtgttcagtttgtggtaaacgatttacaATCAAGAAAAACTtaactattcatgcaagaacacacacaggtgaaaaaccattttcgtgttcagtttgtggtaaaacatttacagacaaGAAAAACTtaactattcatgcaagaacacacacaggtgaaaaaccattttcgtgttcagtttgtggtaaaagatttacagagaaggggaccttaaaaaggcacacaagaacccacactggtgaaaaaccattttcgtgttcagtttgtggtaaaagatttacagagaagggaaccttaaaaacgcacacaagaacccacactggtgaaaaaccattttcgtgttcagtttgtggtcaaagatttacacaccagcaaaacttaaaaaggcacacgagaacacactcgggtgaaaaaccattttcgtgttcagtttgtggtcaaagatttacagaccagcaaaacttaaaaaggcacacaagaacccacactggtgaaaaaccattttcgtgttcagtttgtggtaaagccttttctcataagaaagttttacaaatacacacaagaacccacactggtgaaaaaccattttcgtgttcagtttgcggcaaagccttttctcaaaagcaacacttaaaaacgcacacaagaacccacactggtgaaaaaacattttcgtgttcagtttgtggtcaaagattcacacagaagaaagacttaaatagtcatgcaagaacacacacaggttaa